The following is a genomic window from Saccopteryx bilineata isolate mSacBil1 chromosome 4, mSacBil1_pri_phased_curated, whole genome shotgun sequence.
cgctgagccatccggccagggcccagcaccatttattgaagaggctttcattttctccattgcatgtttttggctcttttgtcaaaaattattcgcccatatacatgtagttttatttctgggctctcgattctgttctattggtctgtgtgtctgtttttctgccaataccacgctgTTTTTATTACTTGGTGCTCTGaagtaatttgaaatcaggtattgagattactccagcttcattcttttttctcaggattgctttcgttatttgggatcttttgtggttccatacaaatctgataattttttgttctatttctttaaaatatgtatgtcattgacattttaatggatattgcattaaatctgtatattgctttgagtattatggacattttaactatgttgattcttccaatccatgaacacagattatcttcccattttattgtgtctttttcaatttcttttgataatgctttgtagtttttagtaaatgcatccttcacatcctttgttaagtttattcctaggtattttattctttttgttgcaattgcaaaataaatttttcttcatttttttctgaaattttattgtaaGTATATAAGAATACAGtaaatttttgtacattgattttgtatcctacaacttgactgtatttgtttctctttttttttttttttttttttagagagacagagagtgagtcagagagagggatagacagggacagacagacaggaacggagagagatgagaagcatcaatcattagtttttcattgcgcattgcaacaccttagttgttcattgattgctttctttttttgtattttttttctgaagctggaaacggggagagacagtcagactcccgcatgcgcctgaccgggatccacccggcacgcccaccagggggcgatgctctgcctctccggggcgtcgctctgttgcggccagagccactctagtgcctggggcagaggccaaggagccattcccagcgccgagccatctttgctccaatggagcctcgctgcgggaggagaagagagagacagagaggaaggaaatggggaggggtggagaagcagatgggctcttctcctgtatgccctggctgggaatcaaacccgggacttctgcacaccaggccgactctctaccactgagccaaccggccagggcctgattgctttcttatatgtgccttgaccgcaggccttcagcagaccgagcaaccctttgctggagccagcgaccttgggttcaagctggtgggcttttgctcaaaccagatgagcccgcgcacaagctggcaacctcaaggtctcgaacctgggtcctctgcatcccagtccaacgctctatccactgcaccactgcctggtcaggctgtttctcatttttaatagtttttgatagagtctttagggtttctatataaaaaatcatatcatctgcaaaaattgacacttttacttcttcatttcccatttagatgccttaattatttctttctctttcctaattGTTCTGGCAAGtacttccagtactatgctgaataagtGGTGAGAGTGGAAAACCttgtttgttcctgattttaaaggaaactttGTTTTTCATCGCTAAGAATGATATTAGCTGAGAGTTTGCCATATATGTCctatattatgttgagatactttctttCTATACCTAGTGTTtgaatcataaatggatgttgtgtcttatcaaatgtttttttctgcatctattgataagatgatATGATTCTTATCCTTTTTTGTTAATGTATTGTATTACATTGATGATTTGCATATGTGAAACCATCCTTGTacccctggaatgaatcccacttgatcatgatggattatatttttaaagtattgttgtattcgatttgctagtattttgttaaaaatttttgcatttgtattcatcagagatattggtttgtagttttcttttttgtgtgatatCTTTACCAGGTTtttgtatcagggttatgttggcctcataaaatgtgttaggaaataTTGCCTCTTATTTAAtcttttggaagagtttgagaagaacaggtatcaaatcttctttgaatgtttggtggaatttattcatgaagccatctggtcctggacttttattttttaggcggtgtgtgtgtgtgtgtgtgtgtgtgtgtgtgtaatatgggaaatgtttattcaagtgtCAGTTACTTGAAAAGATGGGGGACTCTTGTCCTCAAAACCCATCTTAACATTTTAGATACCTTGGCAAGATTATACAGGGGGATCATAGGGAAAAGGGAAACTGGAATTTCTGGCAATGTGCCATTCCTGCTCAAGTTCCTTCTTTCATTCTGATGTTATCTTTCACTCTGCTTCATCCAGACATCTGTGGTTTTGTTGCCAGCATCATTATTTCTTATTCCTGGAACAGGCTGTTCAACTGTAATGAAAACTTGGCCAGAAGTGAAGTGAACTAGCAGGGTTGATTATGTACTTTGATTTGCTACAAAATACATAACTTTGATCATTAGCTTAGTAATGTCAAATCATAGTTAATAAGAGTGACAAGCTGGGTTTAACATTTATGAAGATGTAACATGGGTAGCTTTATATAAATACTCTTATTAGGTTACTTTGTTAGTACATGcttattttagtttattctttggctagtcagactaatatAAGTGGCATATCAATTCCTCAATACAACTCCCCACTGTCAATTCTGATTCCATTTTTATGGTACCTTTTTAGGAATAAATTTTGGGAAAGGTACCAGTGAATTATCTCAATAGAATAAGATTTCCAGGTATGTCCTTTCAATGTTGTgctctccactgattggtcagtgccagggtAAGGGGTCATTAATCAGTGCAGCTCTGAGATCAAACCAATAACAACTTAATGGGCTTTCTTTTGtaggttccttttttcttttcccggactgccttgagaattctttctttgtcattaattttttgcAGTTTTAATATAATATGCCTTGGAAAAATCATTTTTGAGTTGAGGTGATtaggtattctgtttgcttcttggatttgaggatctaTCTCTTTCTATagatttgggaagttctcataaaCTAATTAATTGAAAAGActttccattcctttctccctcccttctttctggtATGCCTATTATTCTCATATTGCTTTCTATGATGGACTCATATAGTTCTCACAgagtctttcattttcttatgtccaagtctcctcttcttccctttccattatttctagatttctatcttTGAATCACTACTCTTTCCTCAATCTGATCAGCTCTATTTCCTCTGCTCACTAGTTCAttcttgatctctttttttttttcttttttttttttttttttttgtattttttctgaagctggaaatggggagagacagtcagatagactcccgcatgcgcccgaccgggatccacccggcacgcccaccaggggcgatgctctgcccaccagggggcgatgctctgcccctccggggcctcgctctgccgcgaccagagccactctagcgcctggggcagaggccaaggagccatccccagcgcccgggccatctttgctccaatggagccttggctgcaggaggggaagagagagacagagaggaaggagggggtgggggtagagaagcaaatgggcaattctcctatgtgccctggccgggaatcgaacccgggtcccccgcacgccaggccgacgctctaccgctgagccaaccggccagggcttcttgatctcttttattgttatttatctccagaatttttattttgatctttttaaagtttcaatctttttGGTAAAGTACTTATTTTGTTGGTTGCTTTGTTTCTGAGTTTATTAAACTGCCTGAGTTTTCTTgaatctcattgagtattttcaaaactgCCATCTTGAATTCTTGGTCatttaaatcaaatattttcatatatttaagtttgttttctagagattttttattttctttctgagcttTTTACCTTGGTTATTCATGGTAAGTACTTTTCTAGTAGATTGATGAGAagtctttctattattttccaataGGTGGCACTGAATCATaagggattttttgttttgttttatctctcACGTATCGCTGGCTTTTCAGATTCCTGTGTGGTGGTGGAAAATGGCCTGTGTTCCCTTGTAAGGTATGCACCTCCCCTGTGATTCAGTTGTTCCAATTCCAAGGGACCAACCCCACAGGGGAACATGGTGAGCAAAGGGGCTCCCAATTTGTGAAATCCCAGTGCTGTCCTCCACAGCCAAAATCTTCCAGCAGTTCAGCCTCGATGTGTGGGGTTAAGGTGAGCTGGGGGAACCTGGCCACCTCTTCTATTGCTTTGCCCTCCCAGCAATGGCAACCAGCAGACCTTTACAGTGTACACCCTGCACCTTTACCCCACCCTGGGATTAGTCACAAAGAGCAACCTTCACTTGGGGAAAAAGTGTTTCTACAGTACCAGTTTTCCAGTTTACAAACAATGTGCTCTGCAACCCAACAGTAAGAGTGAGGGGAGGCAAGTTCTTGGAGGTTAAGGGAAGGCAGCCAGGATCcattgctttgtttcttttctgaatgCCAATTGCCAGACAGCCATGGCTGCACCTCTGTGCTTCATCCCTGCCCAGGTCACTGGGCTCATCAGCAGCTCATACTGCCCACTTCTGCAGGAATGCTCACTAAATCTCTTTGCTCCCCCCAGCTGAAGGAAGTGCCATCCATTCCTCGTTCCTGTCTTCTCCAGGCTGAGCCCCACAGTGAGCTTCAAGCTGCAGGGCTGTATCCATGGCCTCTTTGATCTCTTCTTGCTTTCTTGGTTTTCTCCCACTTGCCTGCCTTTAGATATTTCAATGCATGATGTCTTAGACATGTTTCTGTTTTGATCAGGGAATCTTTTGTTGAATTATAgctgttcaaattgttgaaaCTTCAAGGGAAGAGACCAAAGTGAGATTTCTCATACCCACATTCCTCTGATATCACTCCAAGATTtccttatataaaaataagatgaaatttAACTGATGTTCACTAACAAAAATAGTTCAAGCAgccttaaattatataataacaaAGAATCAGGATCAAAGAGCTCGTTCAGAATAGGGCAAGATTTATTCAAGATTTATTTAataatcgcctgacctgtggtggcacagtggataaagcgtcaacctggaaatgctgaggtcgccggttcgaaatcctgggcttgcctggtcaaggcacatatgggagttgatgcttccagctcctccccaacttctctctctgtctctctctcccctctctctccctctctgtctctctctctccctttctctctcctctctaaaatgaataaataaaatttaaaaaaagatttatttaatacatttgctTTCATAAATCAAAGTTTCCATTGTCTCAGCAGCAAATTGACTTGGAATTATCTATATGTCTTCTCTCCACAGTCTGGGGACAATGAATAAATCAGAGATATCTACCGTGACACACTTTGTCTTGTTGGGCTTTCCTGGCCCTTGGAAAATGCAAATCATCTTCTACTCAACGATTATGTTGATCTACATCTTAACTCTGACTGGGAATATAGCCATCATTTGTGCAGTGAGGTGGAACAGCAGACTCCATACCCCTATGTATGTGCTCTTGGCCAATTTCTCCTTCCTAGAAATCTGGTATGTGACCTCTACAGTCCCCAACATGCTGATCAATTCTATTTCCAAAACCAACACCATATCCTTCTCTGGTTGCTTCattcaattttacttcttcttttccctgggtaCAACAGAATGCTTCTTCCTCAGTATCATGGCTTACGATCGGTACTTGGCCATCTGCCATCCATTGCACTATTTCTCCCTCATGACTGGACAGCTCTGTGCCATTCTAGTGTCTCTTTGTTGGCTCATTGGTTTTCTAGTACATTCAattcctattttcttcttttcccaactACCCTTTTGTGGCTCCAACATCATTGATCACTTTTTCTGCGATATGGACCCACTGATGGCATTATCTTGTGCCCCTACACACATCATAGAGCATGTACTACATTCTGTGAGCTCTTTTATCATCATTTCCAGTATGTTGTATACCCTAGGATCTTACATCTTGGTGCTCAAAACTGTGCTTCAGGTTCCTTCTTCAGGTGGGCGGCAAAAGGCCTTCTCTACCTGTggatcccacttgattgtggttTCTCTGTTCTATGGAACTGTAATGGTGATGTATGTAAGTCCCACATCTGGCAACTCAGTTGTTATGCATAAGATCATCACACTGATGTACTCGGTAGTGACACCAGTCTTAAACCCTTTCATCTACAGCCTACGCAACAGGGACATGAAATTCGCCCTCTATCAGATTCTTTGTGGAATGAGAATTATCCAAACTTCATGAATAGGTTTTGTGAAAACCAATGACTCTCTTTCTGCAAGTGGAAGAATAATCCTCTTCTTCTACCTCAATTGActtagctttatttataatcatCACAGTTCTTTTCTGCAAAGCAAAATTCATGATGTTTTTAATCATTCTGATATGCTTTTAGTTTCATAAATGTATTTCCATGGGAAAAGATAGCCACCACGcacatgataaaaatattttttttaaatctcaatatTTATTTCCAGAAAGGTTTTGACTTTTTCAATGTTCAATATATGTCTACACAACTTTGTTAGGACATATAAATCAAATTGTTTATCTGCTTACATGGCTATCTAACACTCCGTTAAAATGACACCTAACACATAAAATGTCCTTTGACCTGAATTTTCAGCAAAACCCCCACACATCATTGTTGGATACAGTCAGAGCCTATGAAACCAGTTTTACAATCCTTAGCTCATCATCTTCATCAGCAGTGTACAAGGGGAAGCCATGAGTAAAAATGTCTTTGGTGAGTTGTTAGTTTGTAATACCCATAATGTAAATGAGTATTGCATCAAACGAGTCACTCAGAAGGCATAACTATGTCCCCTGGAGTTTGAAGGACACTTGCATTGTCCTTGATTCATACCTGAAAAAATCATGTGACTACTATAAAAGAGCTGGccttgaaagcagagaaaaaagaaatggactaTAACAGGAGAAAACTAAATTCTCACCAGAATTGAAGCAAATATAAAATACCCGCTTTTGGCCTAGTTAGAGCTCAAGGAATATACTCAATTTGGACCATCTTGAAAGGGATTCCACCCAAAAATACTTCTTGGTGAATTAAGATCACCCCAAAAGTGAGTCTATATGGGGTAAATCACCAGAATCAGGGATGAAAGAATTCATAAGTATTCAGCCAATGAAGCAATCAATGCCCACATGAAAGAACTGCAGTTTAGGGAGCTCCTTGTCCCCCAAATAAATGAGGGAAAGACACAGAGCCACCAGAGCAGGGGCATTTCCACAAGGTTTTCAAATATTCAAGCTTTTCCACCCAGGCAGGGTTTGCCACATCACTCTCAGGACAAcattagaggcagagagagaaggaaatgttaAAAGTTCTCAAGCTACATATCAAAAATGGAAACACTAAGTTATGTGGGTGGTCCTACTCACACTTCAGGCACATCTGTGTCTCTCATGGAAGTACATCTGCTCTCACACAAATGCAGCTTAACCTGGTTCTGCAACCGGAAATGTCTTGGTGCGATCTTGTGCAAGTAATGCAGTAGTCCAGCTTGGGCGCAGTGATGTCTTGAGCTCTGCTGGGGAGTGTGGGTGTTGGCACAGGAGCGCTGGAGCAATGGATCTTGCAGGGCTGTACTTGGGTCTGAGGAGGCTGCCAAACAGCTGCACTGCTTCCTTGTTTGCTGCATTTGCATTGTGATTGATTACCCTGAAGGGAAGAATTTTTTCGTACAGTAAAAAGTAATCCCACCCTGGCCGGATGGTGGGCTGGTTAGAGGGTCATCCCAGAGCTCACAGGTTGCCACTTGgatacctggtcaaagcacaaagaaaaaagcACAAACTAAGAAAAAAGATAACATCTCTTATCCCCAGATGCCTTAACATCTTAAGAATGCACTGCTGTACTTTATAGGAGCTTGTAATTTGTATGGAAAAATCACTTTGTGCTTTTCATAATATTGTCAGTTTTGCCTACGCAAAAACCATTCTTGAAATTAATACCTAATCAATACCTTTTAgcctatgcttttaaaaaaaatgttttaagaatggaaatgaagcctgaccaggcagtggcgtagtagATAGAACAGTAGAACATTCTACTGAGACATAGaaacccagatttgaaatcccgaggttgccagtttgagtgtgggctcaacagcttgagcacagggtttctggcttgactgtgggatcatagacatgaccccataatcactggcttgagtccaagttcactggcttgagcaaggcttcactcactctgctgtagccccccagtcaaggcacgtatgagaaagcaatcaatgaacaactaaagagactaagaaactgcaacaaaaaattgatgcttctcgcctgacctgtggtggcgcagtggataaagcgtcgacctggaaatgctgaggttgccggttcaaaaccctgggcttgcctggtcaaggcacatatgggagttgatgcttcctgctccttccccttctctctctctctgtctctctcttctctccctctctctctcctttctaaaatgaataaataaataaataaaattatttaaaaattgatgcttctcatctctctcttgtcctgtctgtcccattctatgtccctctctccgactctctgtctctgtaaaaaaaaaaaagaaagaaatattctttatgattatactttttatttttaagaaagttacTTGAAAAGTTAtcataatttcaaattaaaaatagatataaggccctgaccggttggctcagtggtagagcgtcagcctgacgtgcagaagtcccgggttcgattcctggccaaggcacacaggagaagtgcccatctgcttcgccacccctcccactctccttcctctctgtctctctcttcccctcctgcagccaaggctccattggagtgaagatggcccgggcactgaggatggctctgtggcctctgcctcaggtgctagaatggctctggatgcaacagagtgacaccccagaggggcagagcatcgccccctggtggggatgccaggtggatcccggtcgggcgcatgcgggagtctgtctgactacctccctgtctccagcttcagaaaaatgcaaaaaaaaaacaaaacccccaaaaatagatataattatgATCTTTCAAAAGGTTTAATTGTAAATGTAGGCAATAAATTGTGATACCATtatgatctgaaaaaaaaatgtacccttCTGGTAAGTAACCTCCATAATGAGGAAAGCTATGGGAGGGAGGGGCCCGCTGGGAGAGGATGGTATTTTGGAAATCTCTGtgccttcctctcaattttgttataaacctaaaactgctaaaaaataaaatattttttgaaaaaaaaaggaagataacatCAGAGTAATGACAGCATGAGAGATATCcttaatctctccccttgaaatttcaacaaattaaacagttATAACTCaatgaaggaaccccagctgggctcccagtcctgcctgaaagatccacacactcaatcaactaaaggtgggaagggtagAAACTGGGGTGGAAGATAAGAAGCACTCACAGtagctggggagaagggagaggtgcAGACTGTGTGAGCTTTTATCTGCTGGCCCTCTGGAGTGTGGGGTCAttgccagtgttcccatggtcagCTTGTAGCCCACACTTGGACAGagacataaaaatacaaagagtGGGATCCCTGCCTCCCAGATAttgcctccctctctccacaggtacagagagtggcagagatatATCCCACAGTTGAAGAACAAAGTTGCTCTATGTCTGGTCCCTTGCTCTGTTCAGATGCAGGGAGAAATACctggaggcctgagatcaccactgctaaagccataaagccctcacaagtcAAACCCATCACCGCTATGCAGCCCAACATCCACCTTTGTGACAGCAGATTCTCATCAGAGTTTAGCCTgggattttacagagctaaaTCTTATAATACAGTATCACCTATGTGTAAAAGATAGAAATCtcctcaaaatttttttcatctaattttttgttaattcttttttattttgtttgtttttgttttttgtaatttttctctttgaaaatttatcccaaccgggatccactaagcaacccccatctagggccaatgttttgcccatctggagccatgctcataccgagctatttttagcaactaaggtagaggctccacagaggcatcctcagtgcctggggccaatgcacttgagtcaataaagccatggcttcaggaggggaagagagagagagagggaaagaaagaaagaaggttggtaggggtggagaagcagagggtcacttcatCTGTATGCcttcactgggaatcaaacctgggacatccacacacccagctgacactataccattgagccaactggccagggcttccttgattttttattttttaatttatttttacttttacttgttgttgttgttgttttgcttgatTTCTAAACAATACCACTTTAAAATGGTATCAAGGCAGAATAAAAGAGAATACCATGATTACCCAAGAATGAcacagttcaaaaagaaaatgaaaaatctccaaaagcaatctcaatcacatggtaagcttggagttaaatgataaagaattcaaaattgaagttctgaaaatattcaatgagatgtaagaaaacactgatagacaacataatgagctcagaaaacaaagcaaataccTCACCAAAGTGATTGAAACTGTaaacaaagagatgaaaaactcaatacatgaattgaaaaaagagctagcaagtttagctaatagaacaggccagataaaggagagaatcagtgacatcaaagatagAGATGAtacagaaggaggaagagagagattcaagaattataaaaaatgagagaactttacaagaattgtctgactccatcagaaaaaaacaatgtaagagaaagtaatttcagaaaaagaggagagggggaagagaatggagagcctgTTCAAATAAATAGTTGATGAGTACTTCCCAAGCCAATAAAAAAAGTTAGATCCttgaatctaagaagcaaacagaatacagagttacttcaacccaaacaggccttctccaaggaatgtcataataaaaatgtcaaaaatcaatgacaaaaaaaaatcctcaaggcaactagggaaaagaagaacataacatataaagaaaggcccaccAGGTGATCAtcagacttttcagcagaaattctacaagccagaagagagtgaacccaaatattcaaagtactaaaagagaggaattaccagccaagaatactatatccatcaaagttgtccttcaaatatgaaatagaaataaaaacctttccagACACACAAaaactgaaggaatttatcaccagaaaaccccacagcaggaaatactcaagggggttattccactgaatacaaagaacaaaactacaagtaaaagttccaacaaggtcacaatataaacaaagataatctgtgacaaacataaaaaggaagaggATAAAGGTCTGAAGTAGCAAAGAGGAGAATACAGAAAcactcacaaaacaaaggattctgggatatatgaaatatttgtttctcAACAACCTAACAGTAACCACACatgaaaaaaacctaaaatacatagctttaaaaaagaagaaatagaagaaagaagtatggaatatctctctctctctctctctctctctctctctctctcacacacacacacacacacacacacacacacacacaaacctgacagacacacaaaggaaaagaaccaaaggagacacagatctaccagaaaacaaaacacaaaatagcTATAGAAAATCATCATAtgtcaataattatcctaaatgtaaatggactgaactcaccaataaagaggcacacagttgcagattggatcaaaaagcaaacccAACCATAtattgccttcaagagacacatctaagctgcagggataaaagtagattcaaagtaaaatgttgaaaaatgattctccaaataaataatacccagagaaaagcaagtgtagccatactaatatctgacaataccgacttcaagacaacaaaggtaacaagagacaaagatgaacatttcataatgataaaggagacactatatcaagacttcttaatatatatgcaatgaATCaggaagcatatatatatatatatatatatatggcatctactaacagatttaaaaatagagacagacaaaaatgcaatcatagttGGCATTGAGACATATCATTGACAGTTCAGACTGATCATccaagcagaaaatcaataaagaaatattgaccttaaatgacacactagtcCAAATGGACACACTAGaaatttacagaacattttctgCCAGAACATCAAGTTATACATTCCTTTCcaatgtgcatggaacattctcaaggatagaccagaTGTTGGCCCAaaaaactaacctcaacaaatttaagaagattaaaattataacaAGCATATTCTCcaaccataaggctttgaaattagaattcaactgcagcctgaccaagtggtggcgcagtggatagagcatcggactgggatgaggaagacccaggttcgagatcctgaggtcaccagcttgagcgcaggctcatcaggtttgagcaagctcaccagcctgagcccaagatcgctggctcgagcaaggggtcactcggtctgctgtagccccccagtcgaggcacatatgagaaagcaattaatgaacaactaaggaaccacaatgaagaattgatgtttctcatctccctcccttcctgtctgtctgtccctttctctgactctctctctctgtctctgccacacacaaaaaaaacaaacaaacaaaaaaagaattcaactgcaaaacagaAGGAAACTGACCTAAATGTGGAAATagaacaatatacttctaaaaaatgaatgagtcaaaaaaaggataaagcatagctaaaaagatatatacatacaaatgagACTGACAACATGACACATCAAAACAtttgggatacagcaaaagcagtaataagagggaattttatataattacaggcttatatcaagaaacaagagaga
Proteins encoded in this region:
- the LOC136334687 gene encoding olfactory receptor 11H7-like, with product MNKSEISTVTHFVLLGFPGPWKMQIIFYSTIMLIYILTLTGNIAIICAVRWNSRLHTPMYVLLANFSFLEIWYVTSTVPNMLINSISKTNTISFSGCFIQFYFFFSLGTTECFFLSIMAYDRYLAICHPLHYFSLMTGQLCAILVSLCWLIGFLVHSIPIFFFSQLPFCGSNIIDHFFCDMDPLMALSCAPTHIIEHVLHSVSSFIIISSMLYTLGSYILVLKTVLQVPSSGGRQKAFSTCGSHLIVVSLFYGTVMVMYVSPTSGNSVVMHKIITLMYSVVTPVLNPFIYSLRNRDMKFALYQILCGMRIIQTS